From the genome of Daphnia pulicaria isolate SC F1-1A chromosome 5, SC_F0-13Bv2, whole genome shotgun sequence:
gCCCATTAACGAGCTGGCCTAGGTCAGTGATCCTTCTACCGTTTCTACGCAGGTTTCACTTTCGTCAAATCTACCTGTCGGTTCAATTTCCGCCAAATACTTGCAGACATGAGTCCAAGGCCGTATAAGGCCGAGGAGGAAATCGGAGAATACCGGAGCAAACTGGAGAAAACAATAGCAGGTCAATTCCTTCTCGACCTATAGGTTCACGCGATTTTCCCATTTTGCGTTCGTTGACCTACCACACACGACAACAAGTTGACCAAAAATCCCCCAAGTGTCTATGGGGGATTTTCTGAGTTATAAATAAAGATTTTGGCTAGACAACAACATCCAAGGTTGAATTTCAAAGCGGATATCGCCTTCGACATTCCAGAtcgtaaattatttttttaaatgttgaagtTACACAATGAAAttccaatattttattaaagaTACATAAATACAGAGACGGAAACCAATGAAAAACCACGTGCAAGTTAAGATGCGCGGAACCTATGATGCCTCAATCCATTAATGGATGTAGATTATGACCGACGAAGTTGCTCAGTGTTTTGTATAGGTGAATAATTTGTAAAGATGTACGTTACAGCTATAGAATAAAAGTGTACATAGAAAATGGTTTACATTCAGCCAAAAGGAAATCGAGACTAGAGGGGAAAACGCCGTAAACCCACGGACGCCCAGGTTTTAGTTCCCATCTCAGGCAGATAGCCGACCAAGAGAATTTTGTTCAGACGCAGGTTTTTTACTGGTAAGGAGAACGAGGAGTCACGTTCGTCATTTCACTGTTGCTGCGattcaagaaaaagagagaaaggtcAGCGAAATCGAAAATCGATTGCGAAAGCATCTGTCGTCGTCATGGATACGCTAAGGCTCTGAATTATTTCACAAAGCTACGGATCAAGAACCCAACTTGTGACTAGAACTGTTGCAACTCATTTGACCAattcgaattaaaaaaaaaaaaaaatggttcgaCAATCGATTTCTTTAAAATGAGGTTGCACAAAAGATGATGACTTACCTTTTGCCATATTTAATATGGATTATTAGGAACACTATGCCTAGGAGAAGAACGATGCAGCCCACAACGATGTAACCGATGCCGAGGAAAGGATTTTTGCTACCGAGCAACGAAGTTGTAGAAATAATGATCCGCTTACTGCCGGCGAACGATTTCACCGGGTAATCTatagaagaaaaggaagacgtCGTAAAAAAAATAGCCGAGACTAATCAGCCCTAAAATGGCGAGCTGCTTCTTGGAAGTCTATAAgcgaaattttaaatgattgcGCTTACTGTATTCCACGTTTAGAATATAGTTCCCGGCTTTCAGTCCCGAATTGTAGCCTTCAGCAGTACGGTTTAGGCGACGGTACAACTTGCGAAAGGTCGGCAAAGCGGCAGTCCTCATCCAAACAATCAAATCTTCGTTTTGTAAACCATTGTTTTCAGGATTGATGGGGTCCAGCTCCCAAATGTTCTTTCTCCAGTTTTGTGGCTTGACATAATCCTTGTAAACTATtgttaaaaatggaaaaaaaaacaatgatgaAGATACCAAATATATGGCCACgctttgaaatgatttttacCTTCACTTAGATTGGTTTGGCTGTTGGGTGGGTTcctaaatttcatttgcttGTCAGAAGGCCAAGCGATCCCAGTGTTAAGAACAGGAACAGGATTACCATCTTCCCTCTTTAGCGTCAGGGTATCTAAGAAGGAGATTGAATTGCACATTAGATCCATGTTTTAAAAGTACCAAATAAACAGGAAATACCGTTGAAAATTGAGTTGGCTATGGCACCACAGGGCACAACTTGCTTGATGATTGACGGGTTGTTCGGATCAGGATAACGGGCAAAGGGATCACATTCATTGGAGACGGGACCAAGTGTTCCCAGCAATTGATGGTCGTCTCTCGATTTGACATATCGACGATGGTTTTGGTAAAAGTTACTTAGGCCATAGTAGATGTACACATCACCCTATAAACAGATACAATTTTAGATCTGAGAATGTTAAGATTAATTATGAAATTTACTTCAAATATGTCCGTCAAATTGACAGGTAGGACACAAGTACAAGCTTTGGTTATGTTCGTTTCCAAAATGTTTGCACATGACAAGGAAGAATTCTCTTGGCTGATGCAGTCGGTGTAATCATAGACAAACTCTTTCACCTATCGACAAAagtgaaatgtaaaaaatttcagttcACTGAACACCAGGATCAAAATACTTTACATTGTTGGAAAAGTGCAGTAAACCGATTCCAATTGGAATGAAAGCAACTCCAATTATGAAGAAAGTGGGCAATACTGTTCCGGCAGTGAGAATGGGCTGCCAAGCTGGTAATCGCTGCTGCTTGAAAGCGCTATCTGTGAATGGATAAAGTCAAAAGGTCTTACCATTAGTACccaatatttttattgaattctgGATTGAAACTATGAATTAAACTCTTACTTGATGGCTTTCGAGAAACCGATGACGGCAATGAATTTCCCGAATGATCTGTCATTGctttcaagatttttttttacaagacaCTTTTAAAATACTGAGACAATGGTATTAAAGAACCCAACTGTATGGGTGAAATAAGTCAGCAGATTggatttcaacactttttgTTATCAGAAGTCTGTGGTAGAAGGTGTGTTTGCTTGCTGGACTGATAATCACGAAAACCCATTCAATGGTAAATATATACAGATCCGGCAGCGCTTCATCTCCATGCGGGTGTGTAGCGAACTATGAATTGGGCAATCTCAAAATCAATCCCGGATTTTTGCGCCATCTGTTGGTCTTTTAATGAAATCGAAACCAAGTTTTTACGCAACTGTTTGTTGGGGTGGAGAAAAATCGATGACGGGTTTTTTTGTATTCACGTGCGAAGCGGCATTCATTGTTGCATCCTAAATCATTTAACTGCCACGCGTACGTGATTTGAATATTCTTTCAGTTAATCAACTGTCAAAGAGCTTCTTCTTTGTTGAGAGGATTTTTCACGTCTCCAGTTGCGCAAGCAAATTTCACATcaaagcaatttttttaatgaattttttttttatcctttgaattgattgaaaaaagaagaaaagctatTAATCATTTTATACGTCTAATTAAGGCCGCTCAATTTTAAGGTTGGGTTTCATAGTTCtttcagctcttttttttgtagggGGGGGGAGAGTGTTGAATTAAACCAgaaccagaaaaagaagaaaaaaagttcatatttttttttgtgtgcgtGTATTATAACGGGAGATGTATCAAATTTCGTATGCAATTAGACCACACTTTGCCCGTTAGGTTGAGCATCGGACCCGATCGTTAGATTATAGCcgttcgaaataaaaatattacagcaggacacacaacacaaaaacTTGGAACCGGTTTTCCATCAAAATGGATTGGCGGCCCTTGTTGCTGAACAATTTTCCGGCGCCATGGATTTTTGCTTTGGTGTTATTATGCGGTTCAGGTTCACGGGATGCCTGAAAGCAAATGAACCATCGGGTCGAGTTGATGGCCGGAATTCTGCGCGGAAAACTCCAGCCGCCATCATAGTAGTTGccacactttttttaaaagctttGGCTCTCTTTTGTGTTTGCCATATGATTCCTGGCGGTTGTTACGCCAACATTACTCTTGTATACATATAAATACCTCAGAGGATGATCTAGCGAGAGCTGCTGACACCGGTAAATTCCGGTTCCAGGTCATCATCCACGGcgcagtaaaaagaaaaaaaaaaggttttttctctGGGCCAAACCCACACACATATCACTGGCAAAAACCGTTGaggtttttatatatttttccccccttttatttcattctttttctattctttatgAATGTCTcccaccttttattttttggttttattttcttttttttcctggccAGTTATTTCTCTAATTCTGTGCACGCGGTGGTGCAGTGtcgaaggggggaaaatcatCTCTAGTTTGATAATAATCTGCTGTGGTTcaacttccttccttcctgcCTGCGCTGCTGGGGAAACAGCAGACGAGGAGCCGCTTATTTTCCTTTGAATGGAGGAGGTGTATGGTATAGTATCATTGGCGGCTGATTCGAATCATACGCTCAGTCGCATTGGCTTGATAGCTGCGCTCTATACGAAAATCGAGTTCCCCAATTCGACTAATCAATGCGGCTGctgaatataataaaagaattctATATAGACccccaaaaggagaaaagggaaaaactctCTTCAACACATATTTATATTGCGCGCCAGGTATTatttggagaaaaaagaaattctctctctttccaatccaatttattttatttttttctcattcactCCATAGGGGAATGTGATATGATGTGATATTGTATATAGTGTGTGTCTCTGCCGTTTTCTCTTGATGGCTGTAGGCGAATTTTCTCGttctccattccattccattccattccattctctCCGCCGTGAAATGAGACAACGAAAATTcggttctcttttattttttttctcttttacaactTTGCTGGCCCGGCTCTTCTCGTCTACCCATTGTCATGTTGATTGATGCGTCGGCAAagggaggaaagaagaagaagaaaaaacttttatttctttttcctttttttattttttgaaaaaaaaggataagcCAACCCTTTTCTGTTTGTAGCCAAGTGCACGcggacggaagaagaaaacggccaaaggagagagaaacaacaagaaaataaaggaggtCGGTGGACCGGATATAGAGATACACACAACATACAATCAGACCGTTGGCACATATCAACACCAcccttctttcttattttcttattttctttcttttttgtttacagttttcttcttccctttttttccctttcaatgTATCCAGGCTGACGGATGTATCGATCCATCCGGATGCGCGTCGCACACCCAACAAGTTTAGCCAAAGCTTTTTCCTCTATACTCTGCGCTGCTCTGCGCTTAGAGAGTTTTCCAACGGGAAGGGGTGGTCTCTAGTCGCTTCGCCTTCAATTCCTCGTACAAACAATCAAGACTTGATCTAATAAGaacctggaagaagaagatgggacACGAGATATAGGAGAAGTAGGACATGACATTGGCCCGGGCAGGGCGGATGTGTAATCAGCCGGTTGGCAGCAAGGGGATccggtggggggaaaaatccCGTTGCTTCAGTTGACACACGACGTGActcgcttgtgtgtgtgtcgatttAATCcggtgatttttattttctccgatGCACCgacaatttttcattcacCTTTTCCGGTGTGTGGTATCTATTAGAGAGACCCATGACGGTAGAGACTACGCCCCCCATTTGCAACTCTCGAACCATCGCACGCCATCgccaattcttttgtttttgaccgaaaattatttgattaacGGGAATTGCgctgttttatttataaaatttaatttggcgATTCAATAGCCTCCGTCCACCTTGGATAAGAATCACAATAAAGTCTACCGTCTattctaataataaaaaaaacaagtagaTACTATATCTATTCAGCCGGCAGCAGtgttcataataataataataataataataataaatagaaaaagagaaagacaatAGACCAAAAAACCGGGCGGTTGAATGCGCCGCTCGTTTCGGTCCCGACGTGACAGTCCCGTTGGGCCGTAATGGTCACGTCGATaatatcaaaaggaaaaaaggaaaagaaaatataagcgCCGGCACGTTATATTACGAATATCtattttgtattgttttttctctttttttatttttaccgtggaaataaaaaaataaatggcagAAGCGAATGAggtaaaagttttgttttctttcttttccttcttcttctttcgcctCCGCCGGCTGTCAATTCGGCGCAAGTGTACAGAAACGCACGCAAtaaatatatgtatgtatatattaaTCGAACTCGACCACATAATAaggtacaaaataaaaataaggagagATGAGGGAGAGAAATAAGGTGACGCATATAAAACAAATCGACAACTGGGCAGGGAGAGAGACGAGAAAAATACATTCGAATGGCTAAAGACGACACACAAAAAGTTGTCACcagccaagaaaagaaaagaaaaattgtacaAAAAGAGACTAAATAAACCACACACACGACAGGCGACACACGAGCGGCGTTCCGGGTACACACacgacgtaaaaaaaaaatgaaatataaatttgGTGATGTACAAAAAGGAGCAGAATAAGATGCTGAAAAGTTcaacgactctctctctttctccacgCGTCTATAGAAAGtagccagaaaaagaaaagaatctgaaaatgacgttgtatacacacacacatggagaaagagagagagagactggcaGCATTTGCACGGTGAAGCTATAATGTAGTTAGTTCGTAGTAAACagttatttgttgttgttgttgtacctcATTGTATGTATAGATTAGCAGcggtcacacacacaaaaacacacgCACGAATAATAGGGCgagttgagagaaaaaaagggattgGGGGAATCGTCAGCTCACGCGTCTACGATTTTACCAATGGGCATGGGAAAGAGAAAGTGACAATGCAACCCcccaaaggggaaaaaagaaaagatgaacaAGAATAcacacgaaatttttttgttttttaaaaagaaagaaagaatagacATTTCATTTCCTCCATTCGCCCCCTCgccaaaaaaaggggaaaacaaaatgtacACGATTAGAAATATAGAGGGgaaagatagaaaaagaagaatggacACACGAATAGTTTATAGTACTAGTACATCATTATCATATTTATATGTATAGAGAAAATGGCTCACGCgtcatttttcatcatttttttctttttcctaacaaatatttcgtttttttgaaaatgagaaggaaagagaaaaaaaaaatatatttaaatttcCCCCCTCAAGAAATGCATCTTTTGCTGGTAttcgttcaattttttaatttttttgtaggtttttttttgtttgttatttgctTATGCGAATGggttgttttcatatttttacatatatatatatattgtaaTCTGAATTAATAGGTTGGGTTAATCACTAGATGTATAGTCTGAAATCTGGTTATGTAATCATGCAATCGAGCGATGTCGGGAGACGCGACTAGACGGTTCTCGAAAcggaggagaaaagaaaaaacccccaaaaaattaaattttttcttttctctttttttctccaaaaaattttttcttttttttctaaaaacattttttccatcAGGTTTGGGtgggagagaggggggagattTTGTATCTGCGTGTGTTTTCCATAAAAACATCTTTTGGTttgaaacatttgatttttccacAGAGTTTCTCTCCCTCTGCCCCCCTCCCGTGTTGTGTGACTAGACCgacgcaacaacaaaaacagacggaatttttcttttttctttccttttccggatgcgccagaagaagaagaagccgctGCTGGATGTCGGTTGTTGttcggagggggggggggggaggaattCGGTGCGACACGGGTAGTAgtagttggtggtggtggtggaacaGAAAACAGATACAGAAAAGAGACGAGAAGAATTCCTTTAGTTTGTTGGCGACATGAAAGGGAGAGAGGGATAATTCTCTAATCCATAATagataatataaaaagaagaaaagaaaatattggaTTGGCtgataaaaaataagagaaacgaTGAGACGATGAGATGGGAGGaggacaacaaacaaaaaagaaaaaaacgacacAATTTGTTGGGCGGCGGACGGTTTTTCCGTTCCATTCAGAAATGAAACATATTTCAGACATCGGTGCAGTGAGGCGTTGGATAGGAGCCGGCCGctgccgttgctgctgctgctgctgctggctgcttgCCCGGCGTTCCGGCCACGACCGTGACGTTGACGTTGACGGCCGTGGCCGCGGTGGTGGCGCAGTTGTTGTCGGACGAGGAGCCGCGAGAGTTTTTGCGCTCGCGAGCCTTGTGGAAAATGTTGCCCAGGAACGACGACTGGTGCTGGAGTCCTCGAGGGACTTTGCCGGCGGCGGCCATGGccggctgctggtggtggtggggctgGAGATTCTTTGGCGACGAGTCGCGGCTCATGGTGCTGTTGGTCGTCGACGACTGGAACGAAATGGACATGCCAGAGTCCAGGGAACCGACGCTGCCGCGCCGCTGGTACCGCTCCACCGGATCGTGAATGTCCAGCAAAGAATTGCTCAACGTCGTCCGCTTCAGGGTCGCCTCCGTCAGGCCACCGCCAGTCTCGCGTATCACCACCGAGCGCTGCTGgacgctgctgttgctggtccGGCGTGAGAGCGGCGTCGTCGACGATGACGTTTCCTCCAGGGTCGTCACCGATCCGTTGTGGTCCATGTCGGCCACTCCGCTGTCGCGGTTGTCCCTTCCGGAAGCCAAAAGATTCGACGACGAGGCGCCGTTGCCCATCCCAGGAGGGGGTTGGATGGAAGTCGGCGTGGTGGGCGCCCGGCTGATCCTGGCCGCCGTCCTCTGCTTGTCCAGCTCTCCCTCAATCCTCAAATTCTCCATCTCGTCCATTTCGAGAATGGCCTCGCGCAGGTCCTCGCAAAATTTGGCGCGGTCGTGGTCGTTGCGGGCGTTGAACATGATGAGCGTCCGCCCGTCCACCCGCTGCGACAACCGGATCCCGAACGGATAATCTGATGCAACAACAATTGAgaacaacaaggaaaaaataaaataaataaattgaccCAAACTAAAAACCGCACGCAATGGGAATGTCGAAAACCCAGTTTCCATAACCAGACGCTGGCCGGACTGGCCGGCTGACTGAATTCATAATCcaacaacaaattcaacaaacccaccattcaaatttcttcccccccccccttagaTAAGAAACAAcaattgaacaacaacaactcacgATGCGACTCAAAGTAGGACACGTTGAGGCCGGCCAGCTGGAAACTCTGTCGGAACGAATAAGTGacgccatttttcttcttgctgAAGATTTTGGTGACGACGAGAATGTCGTTGAAGAGGAAGACTTCGCGCTGGTGGAGGCCGGCCCTTTCCCGTCGCCCGGCGTCGGCCACTTCGTAGAGGCGACAATAGCAGACGAGCCGTCGGTGGGGCAGCACCAGGTTGGGCTTCTTGCCCACGATGCTCTGCTGGACTTTGAGCACCTGAGTCACGTGATCGGCGCCCGGCTTGAACTCGGCCGCCTTGACTCGTTCGTAAATGCCCACGAGAATTTCCTGATCCACGTTGGCACCTTCATCGATCCCCCGCAGGTTCTTGATGAAATCCTCCAACTTCATCCGCTTATCAGCTGggcaaaagttaaaaaataaaaagtagaaaataagTTAAATAAAACCGGCCCGGCCAGTAGAGAAACGGACAGATTGATGATGTAATACCTTTGATGCTGGGCGTGTGGAGGTCCGTGTTGAGCATGATGACGGCAAAGGCGAGAATGAAAACCGTGTCGGGATTGCGGAGACGGGCCACGACTTGCGGGTTGCACTGGCAGTAGCGCTGGCCAAAGACTTCCATGAGCCGCTCGATTTTCTGGGCTTCGCCGGGCATGCGGAAGTAGGTCTGGAAGCGGCGCAGGGCCACGTCCACGTCCAGGGCGGCAAAGTCCAGTTCCTCGATGAAAAAGTCCAGGGCCGCCATGTTGAAGGCGTTCTGCAGGTTGCCCAGGTACTCGCCGATCATCTGCTTGCTGACGCCTTTGCGCGAGATGAAGAACTTGGCCACCGCCCGCGGGCTGGCCTCCAGGAATCCCTTTTGCGTCAGGTAGGCCACGCCCCGTTCCGGCTTCTTGTTGAACAGATTCAAACCCACCCGGTACTGGCGCTTGCGGATGCTTTCCAGCACTTTGGCCTGGGCAGGAGTCGTCGGCTGGCCTCCGCTACTGCTATTCGTGGGGTAGGAGGAATGGCCAGCTGGAGCGGTGGCGGTGGCGGAAGGAAGTTGAGCCACGGGTCCACCGTTGGCCGTCAGCCGGTGGTCGTACTGGCCGTGGAGGACGGGTGGGAAAGGCACGGGCGACGAATGCGTCGTGTGACCCGACGATGAGCTGGAGGTGACGGGATGATTCTGGTGGCCCGTCCCGCCGCTTTCGCTCCAGAAAATGTTGCTGTACCCGGCCCCTTCTAGCGAGTCTTCGCTCGTGCTGTGCTCGGCCGATAAATTGGACGTCCGTCTCTCGCCGGCCGGGTCTACCGCCATCAGCGCCGCCACCCCCGAATAGCCGGGCAAGTTGGGCGTTTGcgatcgctgctgctgctgctgcctgggAT
Proteins encoded in this window:
- the LOC124340815 gene encoding IQ motif and SEC7 domain-containing protein 1-like isoform X1, translating into MTVVAAIDKSPTSKVTTKMLICISGFVVGTAEMVVSGGDGNYGNSSSNGQCLLHVRSRLHQQSAQQLLSPQQQQMAISHGSTTSNSSSSTSALMKKSLPVRGPGDDVVKRTRSMNVYEMSQDLLDKQIELLERKYGGRGRANNAARVIQRSFRHYSMRRKFATITAMAKADQRRLSRRLHNELVESTTWSTTVGLAPLDGSSGHQGGPNNSSSSSEDSVARAEYVIRTNFASLVRELNEEGVRSSTRSVSSAQRQLVQQMRMSPQHHHHQHFYHHHHNHHLNHLQQQTGSSSSSGHHYAYQHQHSFDLSQYHHAHYQQAATSPPPPTLANGVAVGGPIPPLSHSPYGSHHHVVHASQANHNGGGGQGQPQQQQTPLGNNSHEFRRSDSKSSTGPGSSASSKRVPPEVPRRTSSALSTKSPSVNSSQGSLGSAGPNAAGLLVESSSHPRQQQQQRSQTPNLPGYSGVAALMAVDPAGERRTSNLSAEHSTSEDSLEGAGYSNIFWSESGGTGHQNHPVTSSSSSGHTTHSSPVPFPPVLHGQYDHRLTANGGPVAQLPSATATAPAGHSSYPTNSSSGGQPTTPAQAKVLESIRKRQYRVGLNLFNKKPERGVAYLTQKGFLEASPRAVAKFFISRKGVSKQMIGEYLGNLQNAFNMAALDFFIEELDFAALDVDVALRRFQTYFRMPGEAQKIERLMEVFGQRYCQCNPQVVARLRNPDTVFILAFAVIMLNTDLHTPSIKADKRMKLEDFIKNLRGIDEGANVDQEILVGIYERVKAAEFKPGADHVTQVLKVQQSIVGKKPNLVLPHRRLVCYCRLYEVADAGRRERAGLHQREVFLFNDILVVTKIFSKKKNGVTYSFRQSFQLAGLNVSYFESHHYPFGIRLSQRVDGRTLIMFNARNDHDRAKFCEDLREAILEMDEMENLRIEGELDKQRTAARISRAPTTPTSIQPPPGMGNGASSSNLLASGRDNRDSGVADMDHNGSVTTLEETSSSTTPLSRRTSNSSVQQRSVVIRETGGGLTEATLKRTTLSNSLLDIHDPVERYQRRGSVGSLDSGMSISFQSSTTNSTMSRDSSPKNLQPHHHQQPAMAAAGKVPRGLQHQSSFLGNIFHKARERKNSRGSSSDNNCATTAATAVNVNVTVVAGTPGKQPAAAAAATAAAGSYPTPHCTDV
- the LOC124340815 gene encoding IQ motif and SEC7 domain-containing protein 1-like isoform X2, translating into MMMVNEMRTAEMVVSGGDGNYGNSSSNGQCLLHVRSRLHQQSAQQLLSPQQQQMAISHGSTTSNSSSSTSALMKKSLPVRGPGDDVVKRTRSMNVYEMSQDLLDKQIELLERKYGGRGRANNAARVIQRSFRHYSMRRKFATITAMAKADQRRLSRRLHNELVESTTWSTTVGLAPLDGSSGHQGGPNNSSSSSEDSVARAEYVIRTNFASLVRELNEEGVRSSTRSVSSAQRQLVQQMRMSPQHHHHQHFYHHHHNHHLNHLQQQTGSSSSSGHHYAYQHQHSFDLSQYHHAHYQQAATSPPPPTLANGVAVGGPIPPLSHSPYGSHHHVVHASQANHNGGGGQGQPQQQQTPLGNNSHEFRRSDSKSSTGPGSSASSKRVPPEVPRRTSSALSTKSPSVNSSQGSLGSAGPNAAGLLVESSSHPRQQQQQRSQTPNLPGYSGVAALMAVDPAGERRTSNLSAEHSTSEDSLEGAGYSNIFWSESGGTGHQNHPVTSSSSSGHTTHSSPVPFPPVLHGQYDHRLTANGGPVAQLPSATATAPAGHSSYPTNSSSGGQPTTPAQAKVLESIRKRQYRVGLNLFNKKPERGVAYLTQKGFLEASPRAVAKFFISRKGVSKQMIGEYLGNLQNAFNMAALDFFIEELDFAALDVDVALRRFQTYFRMPGEAQKIERLMEVFGQRYCQCNPQVVARLRNPDTVFILAFAVIMLNTDLHTPSIKADKRMKLEDFIKNLRGIDEGANVDQEILVGIYERVKAAEFKPGADHVTQVLKVQQSIVGKKPNLVLPHRRLVCYCRLYEVADAGRRERAGLHQREVFLFNDILVVTKIFSKKKNGVTYSFRQSFQLAGLNVSYFESHHYPFGIRLSQRVDGRTLIMFNARNDHDRAKFCEDLREAILEMDEMENLRIEGELDKQRTAARISRAPTTPTSIQPPPGMGNGASSSNLLASGRDNRDSGVADMDHNGSVTTLEETSSSTTPLSRRTSNSSVQQRSVVIRETGGGLTEATLKRTTLSNSLLDIHDPVERYQRRGSVGSLDSGMSISFQSSTTNSTMSRDSSPKNLQPHHHQQPAMAAAGKVPRGLQHQSSFLGNIFHKARERKNSRGSSSDNNCATTAATAVNVNVTVVAGTPGKQPAAAAAATAAAGSYPTPHCTDV
- the LOC124340815 gene encoding IQ motif and SEC7 domain-containing protein 1-like isoform X3; protein product: MTAEMVVSGGDGNYGNSSSNGQCLLHVRSRLHQQSAQQLLSPQQQQMAISHGSTTSNSSSSTSALMKKSLPVRGPGDDVVKRTRSMNVYEMSQDLLDKQIELLERKYGGRGRANNAARVIQRSFRHYSMRRKFATITAMAKADQRRLSRRLHNELVESTTWSTTVGLAPLDGSSGHQGGPNNSSSSSEDSVARAEYVIRTNFASLVRELNEEGVRSSTRSVSSAQRQLVQQMRMSPQHHHHQHFYHHHHNHHLNHLQQQTGSSSSSGHHYAYQHQHSFDLSQYHHAHYQQAATSPPPPTLANGVAVGGPIPPLSHSPYGSHHHVVHASQANHNGGGGQGQPQQQQTPLGNNSHEFRRSDSKSSTGPGSSASSKRVPPEVPRRTSSALSTKSPSVNSSQGSLGSAGPNAAGLLVESSSHPRQQQQQRSQTPNLPGYSGVAALMAVDPAGERRTSNLSAEHSTSEDSLEGAGYSNIFWSESGGTGHQNHPVTSSSSSGHTTHSSPVPFPPVLHGQYDHRLTANGGPVAQLPSATATAPAGHSSYPTNSSSGGQPTTPAQAKVLESIRKRQYRVGLNLFNKKPERGVAYLTQKGFLEASPRAVAKFFISRKGVSKQMIGEYLGNLQNAFNMAALDFFIEELDFAALDVDVALRRFQTYFRMPGEAQKIERLMEVFGQRYCQCNPQVVARLRNPDTVFILAFAVIMLNTDLHTPSIKADKRMKLEDFIKNLRGIDEGANVDQEILVGIYERVKAAEFKPGADHVTQVLKVQQSIVGKKPNLVLPHRRLVCYCRLYEVADAGRRERAGLHQREVFLFNDILVVTKIFSKKKNGVTYSFRQSFQLAGLNVSYFESHHYPFGIRLSQRVDGRTLIMFNARNDHDRAKFCEDLREAILEMDEMENLRIEGELDKQRTAARISRAPTTPTSIQPPPGMGNGASSSNLLASGRDNRDSGVADMDHNGSVTTLEETSSSTTPLSRRTSNSSVQQRSVVIRETGGGLTEATLKRTTLSNSLLDIHDPVERYQRRGSVGSLDSGMSISFQSSTTNSTMSRDSSPKNLQPHHHQQPAMAAAGKVPRGLQHQSSFLGNIFHKARERKNSRGSSSDNNCATTAATAVNVNVTVVAGTPGKQPAAAAAATAAAGSYPTPHCTDV
- the LOC124341179 gene encoding cell cycle control protein 50A-like is translated as MTDHSGNSLPSSVSRKPSNSAFKQQRLPAWQPILTAGTVLPTFFIIGVAFIPIGIGLLHFSNNVKEFVYDYTDCISQENSSLSCANILETNITKACTCVLPVNLTDIFEGDVYIYYGLSNFYQNHRRYVKSRDDHQLLGTLGPVSNECDPFARYPDPNNPSIIKQVVPCGAIANSIFNDTLTLKREDGNPVPVLNTGIAWPSDKQMKFRNPPNSQTNLSEVYKDYVKPQNWRKNIWELDPINPENNGLQNEDLIVWMRTAALPTFRKLYRRLNRTAEGYNSGLKAGNYILNVEYNYPVKSFAGSKRIIISTTSLLGSKNPFLGIGYIVVGCIVLLLGIVFLIIHIKYGKSNSEMTNVTPRSPYQ